The following is a genomic window from Pyricularia oryzae 70-15 chromosome 5, whole genome shotgun sequence.
GTTGTTCGGAGAAGATCCCCGAAGACCGTCGGTGCTCGCGCTACGTTCCTGAGTCGAGTCCCTCACTTCTGTCCTCTCCATATGGTATTCATCTTCCATTACGAACACAATACTCCTGGTCTTGAGCAACTGATCCCATCCAATCTTTGAAGTCATCTCGGTCAGAATCTTGTAGGCGTGCTTGAAAGTACCCCTGTAACCGGCTGCCCGCAAGTTAAGAAGTGGCTCAGCGACCTGCTCATTGTACCTACCCTCTGGCTCGCTGTCGATCTCGTCCAATCGTGTCTCGACCAAGGTGGGCAAATAAACGTCCTTGGGCTCCGGCATCAGAGGTGCGTCCTTGTCCTGGTAGGTGAACATTGGGCATGAGTTGAGGATTGTCAGGGCGTTTTCCCAGTCCTCCATCGCAACGTATACCTCGGCCAGCCGGGCCCACGTGCCAAACTCGCTCGGTGCCGCAATCGTACTCCTATCGGCACAAGCCAGTGCCATTCGTAACCTCTCCTCCTTCTGCTCAGGGGTAGTGGCGGTCTTGGCCTTCTTCAGCAAGAATTCTGCCTGAGCGTCAAGCATAACATAGTCCATAGGAATTTCCTGCAAGGCTTGATGCAGCACGCGCACACCCTTCACCTCCTCGTTGCCCAAGAAAAGCACCTTGGAGAGCAATGACGCAACCTCAACATTTTGTGACCTCAACTTCTCGAAAAGGTTGATACCTGAGACGAACCTTCCAGTCGTCTGGAAATATCTCAGGAGACCACTTGCCAAGTGATTAGAGACAACGTTGGGAACTTGGACAGTCGAGTCCGACCCAAGTTGCCAACCTGAAGGTTGCGTCAGTAACGTATTGCATATTGCACACCAGAACGCACCCTGAGGTCTGGTCTTTCTCACCTCTGAAGAATAGTTGCTCGGCAGCGCTGAGGAATCGATGCTCAGTTTCCGTGCTGGTGACGGGATTGAATCTGCGAACGCCCATTATCTTCCTGATGGTCTCTCCACTGCCGTCGTCCGCGTATGAGTAGGCGCGCAGAACGCTGCAGAGGTACGTCTCCAGCCATAGCTCGTCGGTAGCCTTCCGCTTCTCTCCCCTCTCATCAACACCATAGCTTTCGACCGAACCCGGGATAGTGACGTGTACTCGCATATCAATGCGAGATAGCGCATTGTAGCAACTGTTTAACGAATATACCAGTCAGCCCCTTTCTCTTCTTCAAACAGTCGTTGGCATGACGAGAGTGACGGCGCCCGTACCAGTACACTCCCTGGACTATCTTGGTTGTTGCAGCCTGGCCATGGTCTTTGTAGGTGAGTGTGTTGATATATGCCGCCAAGCTCGCCGAGGATGACGCGTCGACACCTGTGACATGGTGGTAGACGCCAATCTAGAGTATTGTAGACGAGTGTCAGACATTTTCGACAGAgccagagagagagagagcaaGAAACCCTTCTTCCGTACCTGCTTTCCAGGGCTCCGTGTCTGTTGTTTTGTGAGGTGGACAAGGTCTGGAGGGCCCAGCTCGCGCAAGGCGATCAACTGATCTGTGCGGGCATCAATGGCCTCGTGGAGGATCTCCTCGGTGATTCTGATGTTATGGGCCGGTTAGAAATCCTTCCGTGGTTGAGCTGCAAGGAAATACGGGCGGATACGAACTCGGGTACAGCCGGCGCAACCATCACGAAATTCAGTTATCAAGTCGCAAGACTCGAGCTTGCGAAAAGGGAGAGGGTTTGTTGCTTCGCGAAATCGTGGTTGGAAGGGCGGATAGCGCCTTGTTGTTTTGATTTCAAGCTTGGAGAAGGACAAGGTGTCTAGCTGCGATTGGCGCCCGATGCAGTCCCGCAGCTGCTGGCAGTCGACTGATGTTGGTGGGATTTAATTCACGGGCTTGAAAGATTAGCACAAGTTGGAAGCGCCCGCCGGTCCATCAATCAATCGAGCTCAAAGACCAGCTTAGCATGTGCACAGACCATCAATCTGCGCGTACCTTCCCAGTTCCCACGTTGCTTGATCCTTGGCCCGGTACCTGTCTAGGTAGTCCCCGCAGCAGTTTGGCTGGTGATCCTCGTATACGACCACTCTAGCACAGTGTTATCTACAGTAAAAGAAGTTCAGGTTGGAGAAACGGTCGCCAAGCACTTTACGTAGTGTGGTACCCTTGGTAGCGTGCGGCGCGTCGATCGCGACTTGTTCATTTGTTGTAATTATTCACAACCTGCAAACTGCATCAGAGGTACCTTTGAGCTTGAATACACACAATCATATAATCCCAATTGGAAAGCAGAATTCCTAAAGGGCAATGGCTAGGCTGATGCCGCCAAGTCGCCACAATGGTAACAACAATCTTCCCTCAATTTGCCTCCGCATTGGAAACAGACGGCTAGCCCAGTACTAACCCTCGCTCCACTTGCAGCCCTCGTTCGCTGCCATCAATGTCGAACCGGAGGAAAACTTAGATGAGGATATCGAAGATACTAGACAAATACAGGTCGACGAAGCCTTGAAACTATACCAGAATGCATTGAAGCTACATGCACAAGGCCCAAAGTCCTACGACGATGCCTCCAAGGCGTATGACCAGCTTTTTGAATCCGCAATATTCAAGCTACCCGAAGCGATCACCGAGTATGAGCGTGCACAGCG
Proteins encoded in this region:
- a CDS encoding bud site selection protein 7, whose protein sequence is MVAPAVPEITEEILHEAIDARTDQLIALRELGPPDLVHLTKQQTRSPGKQIGVYHHVTGVDASSSASLAAYINTLTYKDHGQAATTKIVQGVYCCYNALSRIDMRVHVTIPGSVESYGVDERGEKRKATDELWLETYLCSVLRAYSYADDGSGETIRKIMGVRRFNPVTSTETEHRFLSAAEQLFFRGWQLGSDSTVQVPNVVSNHLASGLLRYFQTTGRFVSGINLFEKLRSQNVEVASLLSKVLFLGNEEVKGVRVLHQALQEIPMDYVMLDAQAEFLLKKAKTATTPEQKEERLRMALACADRSTIAAPSEFGTWARLAEVYVAMEDWENALTILNSCPMFTYQDKDAPLMPEPKDVYLPTLVETRLDEIDSEPEGRYNEQVAEPLLNLRAAGYRGTFKHAYKILTEMTSKIGWDQLLKTRSIVFVMEDEYHMERTEVRDSTQERSASTDGLRGSSPNNTNTAAAQDGESDTDSHIETGPAEKADSAAPNGQGLEKPLTTADPSEVKEDQENGIVPSDHSKLNNKRLCERWLDSLFMVLYEDLRQYTIWRTQMAQLKLQSLQYKKSAEEWEILGALAERLHHTDEAVEAYRACLSQRFSPKALTGILRAYERKPNSTRDTVAAVIRLVTWQYRWYSEFSPELLNTIRSLIEDEGAVKVRSIIQATSLPQNVLDLTHHYAALCATFRSSGTEG